The genomic interval GTGCTCGCCGCCCTGTCGATCGCCGTCATCATCACCGACGGCGGGATCCTCGACGAGCCGTCCTCCGACTCCGAGCCGTGGATCGTCCTGGGGGTTTGCCTGGTCGGCATCGGGTTGAACGGCCTCGCCGCCATGGGCGCCGCGCGGCAGGCGCGCCACGCCGCGGCCGAGGACCTCCCGGCGGACAGCGACCACGACGGGCCACGCTGAGATCGTCCGCCGCTCAGAGCGGAAGGTCGAGAACGCGCTCGCCCCGGAGGGCGGGGGAGAGACGGCCGCCGGACCACGCGGCCACGTCGGCCCGCAGGGCGTCGACCAGGTCGGGGCCGACGAGCACGGTCAGGCGGACTCCGGTCGAGCCGTACTCCGCCGGCTCGACCTGTCCGCCGTGGGCCGCGACGAACAGCCGCACCGCGTTCTCGGCCGCACCGGCCTGGGCATGCGGGACCTCGAGCGTGACGACCGCGACCGCGGTGCGGCGGAGCAGGGTGGCCGAGGCGAGGGCTGTGCTCACCGCGCCCCCGTAGGCGCGGGCCAGGCCGCCGGTGCCGAGCTTGATGCCGCCGAAGTGGCGCGTGACCACGGCGATCACGTTCGTGACATGAGCGCCCTGGAGGACCTGCAGGATCGGCATGCCGGCCGTCCCGGAGGGCTCGCCGTCGTCGTTGCTGCGCGTGACGGGGGAGGGCTCGGCGTCGATGATCATCGCGCTGCAGTGGTGGCGGGCACCCGGTGAGGCGATGCGCGCCGCGTGGATCACGGCGTCGGCGTCCTCGACCGTCGCCGCAGGGGCGAGGCGGGCCAGGAAACGCGACTTCTTCTCGACGAGCTCGGCCTCGGCGGGGGCGGCGAGGGTGAGGACGTCGGGCATGGGCGCAGTCTACGAAGCGTTAAGGTGTGTCGTGCGTCTCACGGACGCCCGCCGTCGAATCCCAGGGGGAGACATCATGACCACACCGAACGCCGTCGCACGCCCCGGGGCCGGAATGCGCAAGTGGGGCAAGATCCTGGCCATCGTCGGCGCGATCATGCTGGTGGTCTGCGTGGTCGTCGGCGTGATCCTCGCCGTCACGGGCATCGGCCGGGCGGCCGGCACCGCGGACAAGGGCACCACCTTCACGGGCAGCACGTCCGTCACGCTCGAGGCCGGCCAGAAGGTGCAGCTGTACGCCCCCGATGATGCGGCGACTCCGATGTGCGAGGTGACGCCGGCCGACAAGGTGGGCGATGCGCCCGTGCAGAGCAGCGAGGTCAC from Brachybacterium huguangmaarense carries:
- a CDS encoding IMPACT family protein, whose amino-acid sequence is MPDVLTLAAPAEAELVEKKSRFLARLAPAATVEDADAVIHAARIASPGARHHCSAMIIDAEPSPVTRSNDDGEPSGTAGMPILQVLQGAHVTNVIAVVTRHFGGIKLGTGGLARAYGGAVSTALASATLLRRTAVAVVTLEVPHAQAGAAENAVRLFVAAHGGQVEPAEYGSTGVRLTVLVGPDLVDALRADVAAWSGGRLSPALRGERVLDLPL